A stretch of DNA from Phenylobacterium koreense:
CGGGGGTCAGCAACCTGGCGGTCACCCATGCGGTGGCGGGCGAGGGGTTCTATTACGCGCCGGACCCCTCGAGCCAGATCGCCTGCTCGATCGGCGGCAACGTCGCCGAGAACGCCGGCGGGGTGCATTGCCTGAAATATGGCATGACCACCAACAACCTGCTGGGCGTGGAGCTGGTGCTGATCGACGGCACGGTCATGCGCCTGGGCGGCAAGCACCTGGACCCGGAGGGCCTGGACCTGCTCGGCGTGGTCTGCGGGTCGGAGGGGCTGCTGGGCGTGGTCACCGAGGTCACGGTCCGCATCCTGCAGGCGCCGGAGACCCAGCGCGCCTTGCTGATGGGCTTTCAGGAGGTGGAGGCGGCGGGCGCCTGCGTGGCCGCCGTCATCGCCGCCGGGATCATTCCGGCCGGCATGGAGATGATGGACCGGCTGGCGATCCAGGCCGCCGAGGCGTTCGTGCGGGTCGGCTACCCCTTGGACGTCGAGGCGCTGCTGATCATCGAGCTGGACGGGCCGCCGGCCGAGGTCGATCACCTGATCGAGGTGGTGCGCGGGATCGGCGATGGCTGCGGCGCGAGCTATCTGCGGGTCTCGATGAACGAGGACGAGCGGCGCGGCTTCTGGGCCGGGCGCAAGGCCGCCTTCCCGGCGGTGGGGCGGATCTCGCCGGACTATTACTGCATGGACGGGACCATTCCGCGCGGAACCCTGCCCAAGGTGCTGCGGCGCATGGGCGAGCTGTCGGAGAGCTACGGCCTGCGGATCGCCAACGTCTTCCATGCCGGCGACGGCAACCTGCATCCGCTGATCCTCTACGACGCCGACAAGCCGGGCGAACTGCATCGCGCCGAGGAGCTGGGGGCGGCGATCCTGACCCTTTGCGTGGAGGTCGGCGGGGTGCTGACCGGCGAGCATGGTGTCGGGGTCGAGAAGCGCGACCTGATGGAGGTGCAGTTCGGGCCGGCCGACCTGGACCAGCAGCAGCGGCTGAAGTGCGCCTTCGACGAGGACGGGTTGCTCAATCCCGGTAAGGTGTTCCCCAAGCTGTGCCGCTGCGCCGAGCTGGGCCGGGTGCACATCCACGGCGGCCAGGTCCGCTTTCCCGAACTCGAGCGGTTTTGAGCGTGACCCGGACCTGGAGCCCCAGCAACGCCGATGAGGCGCTTGAGTGCGTCGCGCAGGCCCTGGCCGACGACCTGCCCATGGAGCTGGTCGGGACCGGAACCCGGCGCGGCTTCGGCCGGCCGGTGGACGCCGCGGCAGTCCTCGACCTTTCGGCCCTGCGCGGGGTGGTCGCCTATCAGCCCGAGGAGCTGATCCTGGCGGTGGCCCCGGCCACGCCGATGGCGGAGATCGCCGAACTGCTGGCCGCGCGGGGGCAATGCCTGGCCTTCGAGCCGCCGGACTTCGGGCCGCTGTGGGGCCAGGCGCCGGGGCTGGGGACGGTCGGCGGGGCGATGCTGACCGGCCGCGGCGGCCCGCGCCGGCTGACGGCCGGCGGGCCGCGGGACCACTGCCTGGGGGTCAAAGGCGTCAACGGCTTCGGCGAAGCCTTCGGGGCTGGCGGCCGGGTGGTGAAGAACGTCACCGGCTTCGACATCACCAAGCTGGTCACCGGCAGCTTCGGCACGCTGTGCGTGGTCACCGAACTGACCCTGAAGGTGCTGCCGGCGCCGCCGGACGCCACGACCCTGGCGATCCTGGACCTGTCGGACGCGGCGGCCATGTCGGCTATGTCGC
This window harbors:
- a CDS encoding FAD-linked oxidase C-terminal domain-containing protein produces the protein MLMPAPDPALLARRAEFVAALRAIMPGEGVIDEDAELAAYECDGLTAYRQRPMIVVLPETVEQVSRVLAYCHGVGLKVVPRGAGTSLSGGSLPLADGVILGLGKFNRILEVDYENRCAVVQPGVSNLAVTHAVAGEGFYYAPDPSSQIACSIGGNVAENAGGVHCLKYGMTTNNLLGVELVLIDGTVMRLGGKHLDPEGLDLLGVVCGSEGLLGVVTEVTVRILQAPETQRALLMGFQEVEAAGACVAAVIAAGIIPAGMEMMDRLAIQAAEAFVRVGYPLDVEALLIIELDGPPAEVDHLIEVVRGIGDGCGASYLRVSMNEDERRGFWAGRKAAFPAVGRISPDYYCMDGTIPRGTLPKVLRRMGELSESYGLRIANVFHAGDGNLHPLILYDADKPGELHRAEELGAAILTLCVEVGGVLTGEHGVGVEKRDLMEVQFGPADLDQQQRLKCAFDEDGLLNPGKVFPKLCRCAELGRVHIHGGQVRFPELERF
- a CDS encoding FAD-binding protein; this encodes MTRTWSPSNADEALECVAQALADDLPMELVGTGTRRGFGRPVDAAAVLDLSALRGVVAYQPEELILAVAPATPMAEIAELLAARGQCLAFEPPDFGPLWGQAPGLGTVGGAMLTGRGGPRRLTAGGPRDHCLGVKGVNGFGEAFGAGGRVVKNVTGFDITKLVTGSFGTLCVVTELTLKVLPAPPDATTLAILDLSDAAAMSAMSRALGCAAQVSSAAHLPAGVSSLFGGRAATLLRVEGVSPSVAARIGHLAELFDGLGEQALLDREASAALWRDIGDAAFFAGSARPVWKLSVPPAKGAAVGERLAQELAGRCFYDWGGGAIWLETSEAPDAHAGHVRQVLREVVGGEGHATLMRAPPVARAAVAPFQPPSPAVAALSERVRRQFDPQGLFNPGRMYA